The following proteins come from a genomic window of Malus domestica chromosome 02, GDT2T_hap1:
- the LOC103401981 gene encoding protein DA1-related 1-like isoform X1: MDCCMLLEFWEKETFLGNSLAAQGRVRFLVMGWLTKILKGSSYKGHSHRKFREDRTWDEPRNSVELGMQEEDIDVAIAMSLSELDQKGKSVIEDDSQSEDDEQPYKVESDDDERSAKVESDDDERSAKVESDDDAQSAKVQSDDDEKPAKFDYEEDEQSAKLQLEEDEQLAKAIQESLNVGSPPRHDNGNIFHPFSFFTPAGNRICAGCKSGIGHGRYLSCMGTVWHPECFRCRACNLPITDYEYSMSGNHPYHKSCYKEKHHPKCDVCKSFIPTNSAGLIEYRAHPFWLQKYCPAHERDGTPRCCSCERMEARDTRYLLLDDGRKLCLECLDSAIMDTHECQPLYLEIQDFYEGLNMKVKQQVPMLLVERQALNEAMEGEKNGHHHMPETRGLCLSEEQTVTTILRRPRIGAGYRLIDMVTEPHRLIRRCEVTAILVLYGLPRLLTGSILAHEMMHAWLRLNGYPNLSPEVEEGICQVLAHMWLDAETYSTPGSDIASSSSSSSSSSSSSSSSASSKKGKRSDFEKKLGEFFKHQIESDSSTAYGEGFRIGNQAVLKYGLRRTLDHIRLVGKFPE; this comes from the exons ATGGATTGCTGCATGCTACTGGAATTTTGGGAAAAGGAGACCTTCTTGGG GAACAGTTTGGCAGCCCAGGGGCGGGTAAGATTTCTCGTTATGGGTTGGCTGACTAAGATTCTGAAAGGTTCTAGCTATAAAGGGCATTCTCATAGGAAATTTAGAGAGGATAGAACATGGGACGAGCCTCGTAATTCAGTGG AACTTGGAATGCAGGAAGAAGACATAGATGTTGCTATTGCAATGTCCCTTTCGGAACTAGATCAAAAAGGGAAAAGTGTAATCG AAGATGATTCTCAATCAGAGGATGACGAACAACCTTATAAAGTTGAATCAGACGATGATGAACGATCAGCCAAAGTTGAATCAGATGATGATGAACGATCTGCCAAAGTTGAATCAGATGATGATGCACAATCTGCCAAAGTTCAGTCGGACGATGATGAAAAACCTGCCAAATTTGACTACGAGGAAGATGAACAAAGTGCTAAACTTCAATTGGAGGAAGATGAACAACTTGCAAAGGCTATTCAAGAAAGTTTGAACGTGGGTTCTCCTCCTCGACATGATAATGGCAATATATTTCATCCTTTTTCATTCTTCACGCCAGCTGGGAACAG GATATGTGCTGGCTGCAAATCAGGAATTGGCCATGGGCGATATTTGAGTTGCATGGGTACTGTTTGGCATCCAGAATGTTTCCGTTGCCGTGCTTGCAATCTTCCAATTACTGATTATGAG TATTCGATGTCTGGGAATCACCCTTACCACAAATCCTGCTATAAGGAGAAGCATCACCCAAAATGCGATGTTTGCAAGAGTTTC ATCCCAACAAATTCAGCTGGGCTTATTGAGTATAGAGCACATCCTTTCTGGCTACAAAAGTACTGTCCTGCTCATGAGCGCGATGGGACTCCTCGGTGTTGTAGCTGTGAAAGAATGGAG GCACGGGACACAAGATATTTGTTACTTGACGATGGTCGGAAGCTATGTCTGGAGTGTCTAGACTCAGCAATTATGGATACTCATGAATGCCAACCCCTTTACCTTGAGATACAAGACTTTTACGAAGGTTTAAACATGAAAGTGAAGCAGCAAGTTCCAATGCTCTTGGTCGAGAGGCAAGCTCTAAACGAGGCTATGGAGGGAGAAAAGAAT GGTCATCATCACATGCCGGAGACTAGAGGACTCTGCTTGTCAGAAGAGCAGACTGTCACTACT ATTTTACGGAGGCCAAGGATTGGAGCTGGCTACCGGCTGATAGACATGGTTACTGAGCCTCATAGGCTGATTCGTCGCTGTGAAGTAACAGCAATTCTTGTACTGTATGGCCTTCCTAG GTTGTTGACAGGGTCAATTCTCGCTCATGAGATGATGCATGCATGGCTGAGGCTTAACG GCTATCCGAACCTGAGCCCAGAGGTAGAAGAAGGTATCTGCCAAGTGTTAGCACACATGTGGCTGGATGCTGAGACATATTCTACACCGGGTAGTGATATTGCCTCATCAtcatcctcttcttcctcttcctcgtcATCCTCTTCTAGTTCGGCATCATCTAAGAAGGGTAAACGGTCTGACTTTGAGAAGAAACTCGGGGAATTTTTCAAACACCAAATTGAGTCGGATTCATCAACAGCTTACGGAGAAGGATTCAGGATAGGTAACCAAGCAGTGCTCAAGTATGGTCTGAGGAGGACCCTCGACCATATTAGATTGGTCGGAAAATTTCCCGAGTGA
- the LOC103401981 gene encoding protein DA1-related 1-like isoform X4 — translation MDCCMLLEFWEKETFLGLAAQGRVRFLVMGWLTKILKGSSYKGHSHRKFREDRTWDEPRNSVEEDIDVAIAMSLSELDQKGKSVIEDDSQSEDDEQPYKVESDDDERSAKVESDDDERSAKVESDDDAQSAKVQSDDDEKPAKFDYEEDEQSAKLQLEEDEQLAKAIQESLNVGSPPRHDNGNIFHPFSFFTPAGNRICAGCKSGIGHGRYLSCMGTVWHPECFRCRACNLPITDYEYSMSGNHPYHKSCYKEKHHPKCDVCKSFIPTNSAGLIEYRAHPFWLQKYCPAHERDGTPRCCSCERMEARDTRYLLLDDGRKLCLECLDSAIMDTHECQPLYLEIQDFYEGLNMKVKQQVPMLLVERQALNEAMEGEKNGHHHMPETRGLCLSEEQTVTTILRRPRIGAGYRLIDMVTEPHRLIRRCEVTAILVLYGLPRLLTGSILAHEMMHAWLRLNGYPNLSPEVEEGICQVLAHMWLDAETYSTPGSDIASSSSSSSSSSSSSSSSASSKKGKRSDFEKKLGEFFKHQIESDSSTAYGEGFRIGNQAVLKYGLRRTLDHIRLVGKFPE, via the exons ATGGATTGCTGCATGCTACTGGAATTTTGGGAAAAGGAGACCTTCTTGGG TTTGGCAGCCCAGGGGCGGGTAAGATTTCTCGTTATGGGTTGGCTGACTAAGATTCTGAAAGGTTCTAGCTATAAAGGGCATTCTCATAGGAAATTTAGAGAGGATAGAACATGGGACGAGCCTCGTAATTCAGTG GAAGAAGACATAGATGTTGCTATTGCAATGTCCCTTTCGGAACTAGATCAAAAAGGGAAAAGTGTAATCG AAGATGATTCTCAATCAGAGGATGACGAACAACCTTATAAAGTTGAATCAGACGATGATGAACGATCAGCCAAAGTTGAATCAGATGATGATGAACGATCTGCCAAAGTTGAATCAGATGATGATGCACAATCTGCCAAAGTTCAGTCGGACGATGATGAAAAACCTGCCAAATTTGACTACGAGGAAGATGAACAAAGTGCTAAACTTCAATTGGAGGAAGATGAACAACTTGCAAAGGCTATTCAAGAAAGTTTGAACGTGGGTTCTCCTCCTCGACATGATAATGGCAATATATTTCATCCTTTTTCATTCTTCACGCCAGCTGGGAACAG GATATGTGCTGGCTGCAAATCAGGAATTGGCCATGGGCGATATTTGAGTTGCATGGGTACTGTTTGGCATCCAGAATGTTTCCGTTGCCGTGCTTGCAATCTTCCAATTACTGATTATGAG TATTCGATGTCTGGGAATCACCCTTACCACAAATCCTGCTATAAGGAGAAGCATCACCCAAAATGCGATGTTTGCAAGAGTTTC ATCCCAACAAATTCAGCTGGGCTTATTGAGTATAGAGCACATCCTTTCTGGCTACAAAAGTACTGTCCTGCTCATGAGCGCGATGGGACTCCTCGGTGTTGTAGCTGTGAAAGAATGGAG GCACGGGACACAAGATATTTGTTACTTGACGATGGTCGGAAGCTATGTCTGGAGTGTCTAGACTCAGCAATTATGGATACTCATGAATGCCAACCCCTTTACCTTGAGATACAAGACTTTTACGAAGGTTTAAACATGAAAGTGAAGCAGCAAGTTCCAATGCTCTTGGTCGAGAGGCAAGCTCTAAACGAGGCTATGGAGGGAGAAAAGAAT GGTCATCATCACATGCCGGAGACTAGAGGACTCTGCTTGTCAGAAGAGCAGACTGTCACTACT ATTTTACGGAGGCCAAGGATTGGAGCTGGCTACCGGCTGATAGACATGGTTACTGAGCCTCATAGGCTGATTCGTCGCTGTGAAGTAACAGCAATTCTTGTACTGTATGGCCTTCCTAG GTTGTTGACAGGGTCAATTCTCGCTCATGAGATGATGCATGCATGGCTGAGGCTTAACG GCTATCCGAACCTGAGCCCAGAGGTAGAAGAAGGTATCTGCCAAGTGTTAGCACACATGTGGCTGGATGCTGAGACATATTCTACACCGGGTAGTGATATTGCCTCATCAtcatcctcttcttcctcttcctcgtcATCCTCTTCTAGTTCGGCATCATCTAAGAAGGGTAAACGGTCTGACTTTGAGAAGAAACTCGGGGAATTTTTCAAACACCAAATTGAGTCGGATTCATCAACAGCTTACGGAGAAGGATTCAGGATAGGTAACCAAGCAGTGCTCAAGTATGGTCTGAGGAGGACCCTCGACCATATTAGATTGGTCGGAAAATTTCCCGAGTGA
- the LOC103401981 gene encoding protein DA1-related 1-like isoform X3 produces MDCCMLLEFWEKETFLGNSLAAQGRVRFLVMGWLTKILKGSSYKGHSHRKFREDRTWDEPRNSVEEDIDVAIAMSLSELDQKGKSVIEDDSQSEDDEQPYKVESDDDERSAKVESDDDERSAKVESDDDAQSAKVQSDDDEKPAKFDYEEDEQSAKLQLEEDEQLAKAIQESLNVGSPPRHDNGNIFHPFSFFTPAGNRICAGCKSGIGHGRYLSCMGTVWHPECFRCRACNLPITDYEYSMSGNHPYHKSCYKEKHHPKCDVCKSFIPTNSAGLIEYRAHPFWLQKYCPAHERDGTPRCCSCERMEARDTRYLLLDDGRKLCLECLDSAIMDTHECQPLYLEIQDFYEGLNMKVKQQVPMLLVERQALNEAMEGEKNGHHHMPETRGLCLSEEQTVTTILRRPRIGAGYRLIDMVTEPHRLIRRCEVTAILVLYGLPRLLTGSILAHEMMHAWLRLNGYPNLSPEVEEGICQVLAHMWLDAETYSTPGSDIASSSSSSSSSSSSSSSSASSKKGKRSDFEKKLGEFFKHQIESDSSTAYGEGFRIGNQAVLKYGLRRTLDHIRLVGKFPE; encoded by the exons ATGGATTGCTGCATGCTACTGGAATTTTGGGAAAAGGAGACCTTCTTGGG GAACAGTTTGGCAGCCCAGGGGCGGGTAAGATTTCTCGTTATGGGTTGGCTGACTAAGATTCTGAAAGGTTCTAGCTATAAAGGGCATTCTCATAGGAAATTTAGAGAGGATAGAACATGGGACGAGCCTCGTAATTCAGTG GAAGAAGACATAGATGTTGCTATTGCAATGTCCCTTTCGGAACTAGATCAAAAAGGGAAAAGTGTAATCG AAGATGATTCTCAATCAGAGGATGACGAACAACCTTATAAAGTTGAATCAGACGATGATGAACGATCAGCCAAAGTTGAATCAGATGATGATGAACGATCTGCCAAAGTTGAATCAGATGATGATGCACAATCTGCCAAAGTTCAGTCGGACGATGATGAAAAACCTGCCAAATTTGACTACGAGGAAGATGAACAAAGTGCTAAACTTCAATTGGAGGAAGATGAACAACTTGCAAAGGCTATTCAAGAAAGTTTGAACGTGGGTTCTCCTCCTCGACATGATAATGGCAATATATTTCATCCTTTTTCATTCTTCACGCCAGCTGGGAACAG GATATGTGCTGGCTGCAAATCAGGAATTGGCCATGGGCGATATTTGAGTTGCATGGGTACTGTTTGGCATCCAGAATGTTTCCGTTGCCGTGCTTGCAATCTTCCAATTACTGATTATGAG TATTCGATGTCTGGGAATCACCCTTACCACAAATCCTGCTATAAGGAGAAGCATCACCCAAAATGCGATGTTTGCAAGAGTTTC ATCCCAACAAATTCAGCTGGGCTTATTGAGTATAGAGCACATCCTTTCTGGCTACAAAAGTACTGTCCTGCTCATGAGCGCGATGGGACTCCTCGGTGTTGTAGCTGTGAAAGAATGGAG GCACGGGACACAAGATATTTGTTACTTGACGATGGTCGGAAGCTATGTCTGGAGTGTCTAGACTCAGCAATTATGGATACTCATGAATGCCAACCCCTTTACCTTGAGATACAAGACTTTTACGAAGGTTTAAACATGAAAGTGAAGCAGCAAGTTCCAATGCTCTTGGTCGAGAGGCAAGCTCTAAACGAGGCTATGGAGGGAGAAAAGAAT GGTCATCATCACATGCCGGAGACTAGAGGACTCTGCTTGTCAGAAGAGCAGACTGTCACTACT ATTTTACGGAGGCCAAGGATTGGAGCTGGCTACCGGCTGATAGACATGGTTACTGAGCCTCATAGGCTGATTCGTCGCTGTGAAGTAACAGCAATTCTTGTACTGTATGGCCTTCCTAG GTTGTTGACAGGGTCAATTCTCGCTCATGAGATGATGCATGCATGGCTGAGGCTTAACG GCTATCCGAACCTGAGCCCAGAGGTAGAAGAAGGTATCTGCCAAGTGTTAGCACACATGTGGCTGGATGCTGAGACATATTCTACACCGGGTAGTGATATTGCCTCATCAtcatcctcttcttcctcttcctcgtcATCCTCTTCTAGTTCGGCATCATCTAAGAAGGGTAAACGGTCTGACTTTGAGAAGAAACTCGGGGAATTTTTCAAACACCAAATTGAGTCGGATTCATCAACAGCTTACGGAGAAGGATTCAGGATAGGTAACCAAGCAGTGCTCAAGTATGGTCTGAGGAGGACCCTCGACCATATTAGATTGGTCGGAAAATTTCCCGAGTGA
- the LOC103401981 gene encoding protein DA1-related 1-like isoform X2 — protein MDCCMLLEFWEKETFLGLAAQGRVRFLVMGWLTKILKGSSYKGHSHRKFREDRTWDEPRNSVELGMQEEDIDVAIAMSLSELDQKGKSVIEDDSQSEDDEQPYKVESDDDERSAKVESDDDERSAKVESDDDAQSAKVQSDDDEKPAKFDYEEDEQSAKLQLEEDEQLAKAIQESLNVGSPPRHDNGNIFHPFSFFTPAGNRICAGCKSGIGHGRYLSCMGTVWHPECFRCRACNLPITDYEYSMSGNHPYHKSCYKEKHHPKCDVCKSFIPTNSAGLIEYRAHPFWLQKYCPAHERDGTPRCCSCERMEARDTRYLLLDDGRKLCLECLDSAIMDTHECQPLYLEIQDFYEGLNMKVKQQVPMLLVERQALNEAMEGEKNGHHHMPETRGLCLSEEQTVTTILRRPRIGAGYRLIDMVTEPHRLIRRCEVTAILVLYGLPRLLTGSILAHEMMHAWLRLNGYPNLSPEVEEGICQVLAHMWLDAETYSTPGSDIASSSSSSSSSSSSSSSSASSKKGKRSDFEKKLGEFFKHQIESDSSTAYGEGFRIGNQAVLKYGLRRTLDHIRLVGKFPE, from the exons ATGGATTGCTGCATGCTACTGGAATTTTGGGAAAAGGAGACCTTCTTGGG TTTGGCAGCCCAGGGGCGGGTAAGATTTCTCGTTATGGGTTGGCTGACTAAGATTCTGAAAGGTTCTAGCTATAAAGGGCATTCTCATAGGAAATTTAGAGAGGATAGAACATGGGACGAGCCTCGTAATTCAGTGG AACTTGGAATGCAGGAAGAAGACATAGATGTTGCTATTGCAATGTCCCTTTCGGAACTAGATCAAAAAGGGAAAAGTGTAATCG AAGATGATTCTCAATCAGAGGATGACGAACAACCTTATAAAGTTGAATCAGACGATGATGAACGATCAGCCAAAGTTGAATCAGATGATGATGAACGATCTGCCAAAGTTGAATCAGATGATGATGCACAATCTGCCAAAGTTCAGTCGGACGATGATGAAAAACCTGCCAAATTTGACTACGAGGAAGATGAACAAAGTGCTAAACTTCAATTGGAGGAAGATGAACAACTTGCAAAGGCTATTCAAGAAAGTTTGAACGTGGGTTCTCCTCCTCGACATGATAATGGCAATATATTTCATCCTTTTTCATTCTTCACGCCAGCTGGGAACAG GATATGTGCTGGCTGCAAATCAGGAATTGGCCATGGGCGATATTTGAGTTGCATGGGTACTGTTTGGCATCCAGAATGTTTCCGTTGCCGTGCTTGCAATCTTCCAATTACTGATTATGAG TATTCGATGTCTGGGAATCACCCTTACCACAAATCCTGCTATAAGGAGAAGCATCACCCAAAATGCGATGTTTGCAAGAGTTTC ATCCCAACAAATTCAGCTGGGCTTATTGAGTATAGAGCACATCCTTTCTGGCTACAAAAGTACTGTCCTGCTCATGAGCGCGATGGGACTCCTCGGTGTTGTAGCTGTGAAAGAATGGAG GCACGGGACACAAGATATTTGTTACTTGACGATGGTCGGAAGCTATGTCTGGAGTGTCTAGACTCAGCAATTATGGATACTCATGAATGCCAACCCCTTTACCTTGAGATACAAGACTTTTACGAAGGTTTAAACATGAAAGTGAAGCAGCAAGTTCCAATGCTCTTGGTCGAGAGGCAAGCTCTAAACGAGGCTATGGAGGGAGAAAAGAAT GGTCATCATCACATGCCGGAGACTAGAGGACTCTGCTTGTCAGAAGAGCAGACTGTCACTACT ATTTTACGGAGGCCAAGGATTGGAGCTGGCTACCGGCTGATAGACATGGTTACTGAGCCTCATAGGCTGATTCGTCGCTGTGAAGTAACAGCAATTCTTGTACTGTATGGCCTTCCTAG GTTGTTGACAGGGTCAATTCTCGCTCATGAGATGATGCATGCATGGCTGAGGCTTAACG GCTATCCGAACCTGAGCCCAGAGGTAGAAGAAGGTATCTGCCAAGTGTTAGCACACATGTGGCTGGATGCTGAGACATATTCTACACCGGGTAGTGATATTGCCTCATCAtcatcctcttcttcctcttcctcgtcATCCTCTTCTAGTTCGGCATCATCTAAGAAGGGTAAACGGTCTGACTTTGAGAAGAAACTCGGGGAATTTTTCAAACACCAAATTGAGTCGGATTCATCAACAGCTTACGGAGAAGGATTCAGGATAGGTAACCAAGCAGTGCTCAAGTATGGTCTGAGGAGGACCCTCGACCATATTAGATTGGTCGGAAAATTTCCCGAGTGA
- the LOC103401981 gene encoding protein DA1-related 1-like isoform X6 — translation MGWLTKILKGSSYKGHSHRKFREDRTWDEPRNSVEEDIDVAIAMSLSELDQKGKSVIEDDSQSEDDEQPYKVESDDDERSAKVESDDDERSAKVESDDDAQSAKVQSDDDEKPAKFDYEEDEQSAKLQLEEDEQLAKAIQESLNVGSPPRHDNGNIFHPFSFFTPAGNRICAGCKSGIGHGRYLSCMGTVWHPECFRCRACNLPITDYEYSMSGNHPYHKSCYKEKHHPKCDVCKSFIPTNSAGLIEYRAHPFWLQKYCPAHERDGTPRCCSCERMEARDTRYLLLDDGRKLCLECLDSAIMDTHECQPLYLEIQDFYEGLNMKVKQQVPMLLVERQALNEAMEGEKNGHHHMPETRGLCLSEEQTVTTILRRPRIGAGYRLIDMVTEPHRLIRRCEVTAILVLYGLPRLLTGSILAHEMMHAWLRLNGYPNLSPEVEEGICQVLAHMWLDAETYSTPGSDIASSSSSSSSSSSSSSSSASSKKGKRSDFEKKLGEFFKHQIESDSSTAYGEGFRIGNQAVLKYGLRRTLDHIRLVGKFPE, via the exons ATGGGTTGGCTGACTAAGATTCTGAAAGGTTCTAGCTATAAAGGGCATTCTCATAGGAAATTTAGAGAGGATAGAACATGGGACGAGCCTCGTAATTCAGTG GAAGAAGACATAGATGTTGCTATTGCAATGTCCCTTTCGGAACTAGATCAAAAAGGGAAAAGTGTAATCG AAGATGATTCTCAATCAGAGGATGACGAACAACCTTATAAAGTTGAATCAGACGATGATGAACGATCAGCCAAAGTTGAATCAGATGATGATGAACGATCTGCCAAAGTTGAATCAGATGATGATGCACAATCTGCCAAAGTTCAGTCGGACGATGATGAAAAACCTGCCAAATTTGACTACGAGGAAGATGAACAAAGTGCTAAACTTCAATTGGAGGAAGATGAACAACTTGCAAAGGCTATTCAAGAAAGTTTGAACGTGGGTTCTCCTCCTCGACATGATAATGGCAATATATTTCATCCTTTTTCATTCTTCACGCCAGCTGGGAACAG GATATGTGCTGGCTGCAAATCAGGAATTGGCCATGGGCGATATTTGAGTTGCATGGGTACTGTTTGGCATCCAGAATGTTTCCGTTGCCGTGCTTGCAATCTTCCAATTACTGATTATGAG TATTCGATGTCTGGGAATCACCCTTACCACAAATCCTGCTATAAGGAGAAGCATCACCCAAAATGCGATGTTTGCAAGAGTTTC ATCCCAACAAATTCAGCTGGGCTTATTGAGTATAGAGCACATCCTTTCTGGCTACAAAAGTACTGTCCTGCTCATGAGCGCGATGGGACTCCTCGGTGTTGTAGCTGTGAAAGAATGGAG GCACGGGACACAAGATATTTGTTACTTGACGATGGTCGGAAGCTATGTCTGGAGTGTCTAGACTCAGCAATTATGGATACTCATGAATGCCAACCCCTTTACCTTGAGATACAAGACTTTTACGAAGGTTTAAACATGAAAGTGAAGCAGCAAGTTCCAATGCTCTTGGTCGAGAGGCAAGCTCTAAACGAGGCTATGGAGGGAGAAAAGAAT GGTCATCATCACATGCCGGAGACTAGAGGACTCTGCTTGTCAGAAGAGCAGACTGTCACTACT ATTTTACGGAGGCCAAGGATTGGAGCTGGCTACCGGCTGATAGACATGGTTACTGAGCCTCATAGGCTGATTCGTCGCTGTGAAGTAACAGCAATTCTTGTACTGTATGGCCTTCCTAG GTTGTTGACAGGGTCAATTCTCGCTCATGAGATGATGCATGCATGGCTGAGGCTTAACG GCTATCCGAACCTGAGCCCAGAGGTAGAAGAAGGTATCTGCCAAGTGTTAGCACACATGTGGCTGGATGCTGAGACATATTCTACACCGGGTAGTGATATTGCCTCATCAtcatcctcttcttcctcttcctcgtcATCCTCTTCTAGTTCGGCATCATCTAAGAAGGGTAAACGGTCTGACTTTGAGAAGAAACTCGGGGAATTTTTCAAACACCAAATTGAGTCGGATTCATCAACAGCTTACGGAGAAGGATTCAGGATAGGTAACCAAGCAGTGCTCAAGTATGGTCTGAGGAGGACCCTCGACCATATTAGATTGGTCGGAAAATTTCCCGAGTGA
- the LOC103401981 gene encoding protein DA1-related 1-like isoform X5 has protein sequence MGWLTKILKGSSYKGHSHRKFREDRTWDEPRNSVELGMQEEDIDVAIAMSLSELDQKGKSVIEDDSQSEDDEQPYKVESDDDERSAKVESDDDERSAKVESDDDAQSAKVQSDDDEKPAKFDYEEDEQSAKLQLEEDEQLAKAIQESLNVGSPPRHDNGNIFHPFSFFTPAGNRICAGCKSGIGHGRYLSCMGTVWHPECFRCRACNLPITDYEYSMSGNHPYHKSCYKEKHHPKCDVCKSFIPTNSAGLIEYRAHPFWLQKYCPAHERDGTPRCCSCERMEARDTRYLLLDDGRKLCLECLDSAIMDTHECQPLYLEIQDFYEGLNMKVKQQVPMLLVERQALNEAMEGEKNGHHHMPETRGLCLSEEQTVTTILRRPRIGAGYRLIDMVTEPHRLIRRCEVTAILVLYGLPRLLTGSILAHEMMHAWLRLNGYPNLSPEVEEGICQVLAHMWLDAETYSTPGSDIASSSSSSSSSSSSSSSSASSKKGKRSDFEKKLGEFFKHQIESDSSTAYGEGFRIGNQAVLKYGLRRTLDHIRLVGKFPE, from the exons ATGGGTTGGCTGACTAAGATTCTGAAAGGTTCTAGCTATAAAGGGCATTCTCATAGGAAATTTAGAGAGGATAGAACATGGGACGAGCCTCGTAATTCAGTGG AACTTGGAATGCAGGAAGAAGACATAGATGTTGCTATTGCAATGTCCCTTTCGGAACTAGATCAAAAAGGGAAAAGTGTAATCG AAGATGATTCTCAATCAGAGGATGACGAACAACCTTATAAAGTTGAATCAGACGATGATGAACGATCAGCCAAAGTTGAATCAGATGATGATGAACGATCTGCCAAAGTTGAATCAGATGATGATGCACAATCTGCCAAAGTTCAGTCGGACGATGATGAAAAACCTGCCAAATTTGACTACGAGGAAGATGAACAAAGTGCTAAACTTCAATTGGAGGAAGATGAACAACTTGCAAAGGCTATTCAAGAAAGTTTGAACGTGGGTTCTCCTCCTCGACATGATAATGGCAATATATTTCATCCTTTTTCATTCTTCACGCCAGCTGGGAACAG GATATGTGCTGGCTGCAAATCAGGAATTGGCCATGGGCGATATTTGAGTTGCATGGGTACTGTTTGGCATCCAGAATGTTTCCGTTGCCGTGCTTGCAATCTTCCAATTACTGATTATGAG TATTCGATGTCTGGGAATCACCCTTACCACAAATCCTGCTATAAGGAGAAGCATCACCCAAAATGCGATGTTTGCAAGAGTTTC ATCCCAACAAATTCAGCTGGGCTTATTGAGTATAGAGCACATCCTTTCTGGCTACAAAAGTACTGTCCTGCTCATGAGCGCGATGGGACTCCTCGGTGTTGTAGCTGTGAAAGAATGGAG GCACGGGACACAAGATATTTGTTACTTGACGATGGTCGGAAGCTATGTCTGGAGTGTCTAGACTCAGCAATTATGGATACTCATGAATGCCAACCCCTTTACCTTGAGATACAAGACTTTTACGAAGGTTTAAACATGAAAGTGAAGCAGCAAGTTCCAATGCTCTTGGTCGAGAGGCAAGCTCTAAACGAGGCTATGGAGGGAGAAAAGAAT GGTCATCATCACATGCCGGAGACTAGAGGACTCTGCTTGTCAGAAGAGCAGACTGTCACTACT ATTTTACGGAGGCCAAGGATTGGAGCTGGCTACCGGCTGATAGACATGGTTACTGAGCCTCATAGGCTGATTCGTCGCTGTGAAGTAACAGCAATTCTTGTACTGTATGGCCTTCCTAG GTTGTTGACAGGGTCAATTCTCGCTCATGAGATGATGCATGCATGGCTGAGGCTTAACG GCTATCCGAACCTGAGCCCAGAGGTAGAAGAAGGTATCTGCCAAGTGTTAGCACACATGTGGCTGGATGCTGAGACATATTCTACACCGGGTAGTGATATTGCCTCATCAtcatcctcttcttcctcttcctcgtcATCCTCTTCTAGTTCGGCATCATCTAAGAAGGGTAAACGGTCTGACTTTGAGAAGAAACTCGGGGAATTTTTCAAACACCAAATTGAGTCGGATTCATCAACAGCTTACGGAGAAGGATTCAGGATAGGTAACCAAGCAGTGCTCAAGTATGGTCTGAGGAGGACCCTCGACCATATTAGATTGGTCGGAAAATTTCCCGAGTGA